In Asterias rubens chromosome 15, eAstRub1.3, whole genome shotgun sequence, a genomic segment contains:
- the LOC117300390 gene encoding neurogenic differentiation factor 1-like, translating to MFFHSVMPTLTTSKPLRDQQVTSSFTETLNTMLLEDDLETGDEATDDVNDDVNDDASHGNLESASTKSKKSRKRQKGLDENGEKPPPKKRGPKKKKMTKARVQKFKMRRVKANTRERNRMHGLNDALDRLRRVVPCYSKTQKLSKIETLRLAKNYITALADILKTGSVPDTVAFAQTLSKGLSQPTTNLVAGAMQLNPRTLLPEENRSSYSVWPQRAQYDSSYYDGNGCSYAEGTSSVDENYNTANFPGPDITRIPQDESMYGDTMSNGYGRHFENMPAANGPLPTRNTNYHCQYITHQSHTQQQHQTHPHARMDCANEPPTDDVSYPAIGYTSQNTRMYAYGSPVGASGNGGQGGTMGNIYSPGGDHYVSSTICDKDLDILGCGTNIFHG from the coding sequence TTTTTCCATAGCGTCATGCCAACGTTGACCACAAGCAAGCCTTTACGAGACCAACAAGTAACGTCATCATTTACGGAAACCCTGAACACAATGCTCCTTGAGGACGACCTAGAGACCGGGGATGAGGCCACTGATGACGTCAATGATGACGTCAACGATGACGCCAGTCACGGGAATCTGGAATCGGCGTCGACTAAGAGTAAGAAGTCGAGGAAGCGCCAGAAGGGACTGGATGAGAACGGTGAGAAACCGCCGCCAAAGAAACGAGGtccaaagaagaagaaaatgacTAAAGCAAGGGTTCAAAAATTCAAGATGAGACGTGTGAAAGCAAATACCCGGGAGCGGAATCGCATGCATGGGTTGAACGACGCACTCGATCGCCTTCGACGGGTCGTCCCTTGTTATTCCAAAACGCAAAAACTATCAAAGATTGAAACGCTACGATTGGCAAAGAACTACATCACTGCGTTGGCTGATATCCTGAAAACAGGTTCAGTGCCAGACACGGTTGCCTTTGCGCAGACGCTGTCCAAAGGGCTTTCCCAGCCGACAACGAACCTCGTAGCGGGCGCTATGCAGCTCAACCCTCGTACTTTGCTACCAGAGGAGAACCGGAGCAGCTACAGTGTCTGGCCACAGAGGGCGCAATACGATTCGTCATACTACGATGGGAACGGATGTAGTTACGCTGAAGGGACTAGTTCCGTCGATGAGAACTACAACACGGCTAACTTCCCCGGGCCGGATATCACAAGGATACCACAAGATGAGAGCATGTACGGAGATACTATGTCTAATGGATACGGGcgccattttgaaaatatgCCCGCTGCAAACGGCCCTCTGCCGACCAGAAATACAAACTATCACTGCCAATACATCACCCACCAAAGCCACACACAGCAGCAGCATCAAACACACCCCCATGCAAGAATGGACTGCGCTAACGAACCACCAACTGATGACGTCAGCTATCCAGCCATTGGGTACACGTCACAAAATACCCGGATGTACGCTTACGGAAGTCCTGTTGGGGCTTCTGGAAATGGCGGACAAGGGGGCACTATGGGTAATATTTATTCCCCTGGCGGTGACCATTACGTTTCATCAACAATTTGTGACAAAGATCTGGATATACTTGGGTGTGGAACAAACATATTTCATGGATGa